One genomic window of Centropristis striata isolate RG_2023a ecotype Rhode Island chromosome 20, C.striata_1.0, whole genome shotgun sequence includes the following:
- the LOC131993920 gene encoding uncharacterized protein LOC131993920 isoform X1 translates to MAGRNSQPSSREEKNSESTGSSSVSSTSEIAEVLFSQILDQSYCNVTELVQDVSRWKAEESSKTEQETTVASRVGQRVERHLTRFFGLRKVFAEHRGSTQEEMDSTPGPSGQGSQTTADSDEESAGKSLSIFKRVKFFFQRGKQAAEQNLDSSSSPDDQSSDSKKSAGHVEFENIAVQQTSTPPPTQSFQPEQHHVVRVLSPGPTSAGNINEMMGSASSDLKSDHLDVSADISQNTVTVSTQECCDSTAEKSPSGMVDTVIKNVKSVFKLFGGPKRKSTEQNVEDTVESETSDSKSGSPTASVDFSADIKPENITTDAYNIDQERLTRIDSPNCESPVKTSPTVSAGSRDVLVAEEAELTSVSQKLMDVAVEDLQPEIVSKELMKDSLCTDMGETPGRSQVLQGEEHVDEDENVSQKTVTVSTQECFDSTAEKSSGKMVSTVIKNVKSVFKLFGGPNKKSTEQNVENTVESETSDSKSGSPTASVDFNEDIKPAEEEVQTSVPLEKADCWSNQNVTPEAKKVDQERLTRIESPNCESPVKTSPTVSAGSMDVLVAEEDELTSVSQKLMDVAVEDLQPEIVSKELMKDSLCTDMGETPGRSQVLQGEEHVDEDEHVSQKTVTVSTQECFDSTAEKSSGKMVSTVIKNVKSVFNLFGGPNKKSTEQNVENTVESETSDSKSGSPTASVDFNEDIKPAEEEVQTSVPLEKADCWSNQNVTPEAKKVDQERLTRIESPNSESPEKTSPTVSTGSMDVLVAEEDELTSVSQKLMDVAVEDLQPEIVSKELMKDSLCTDMRETPGPSQVLQGEEHVDEDENVSQKTVTVNTQECFDSTAEKSSGKMVSTVIKNVKSVFKLFGGPKKKSTEQNVEDTVESESSYSKSGCPTVSVDFSEDIKPAEAADHTWKNENVTTEAENVDQERLTRIDSPNCESPQKTSPTVSAGSRDFLAAEEAELTSAPLKVMDLAVDNLQSDMGETSGPSMVLPGEVHVDGDIRSASRDSVSKHLDVSTDIDDEKVSQSTVTVSTQECCDSNVEESSGTMVNTVIKNVKSVFKLFGGPKKKSTEQNVEEAVESETSDSKSGSPTASVDFSEDIKAAEEEVQTSVPLEKADYWSNENVTPEAKQVDQERLTRIESPNCESPEKMSPTVSAGSRDFLAAEEAELTSVSLKVMDLPPVNVSEELMDDSLCTDMGETPGPAQMLQGEVHVDEDVRSTSRDSTSKHLDVSPDIDDDNLSQNTVTVSTQECCDSTAEKSSSGMVNTVIKNVKSVFKLFGGPKRKSTEQNVEEGVDSESSDSKSGSPTASVDFSEDIKPAEEPDQTSVPLEITDSWNDENVTTETDNIDQERLTRIESSNCASPKQTSPTVSAGSRGSHVEEDVRSASRDSASKNAYRAKSGPPFQAEMTSVEMDFRSKPTETVGPAPEKDLDVESENGDSESEGPHQASPTASVGSSKDISPAEEAVLPFVPLEMTDNVKYEDVQPETEELYQDCLHVLPSTDSAEHPVSSVTEEDLESTPGPSGQTGHPEGLQQDHIEAALAQHLGLRNILISIITKFFDSLPNEWDEISKGVFNSEVQEELVNISVQFLRMVIEVITDILSAAMNDLPPQPDTSARSSPFSGQACGVFGQRRLSELLGDNFVITDDHLQLCLKNDFVEAFREIVCADLPVNITPQFTGIVARALTKEVDSVLSETIKASQSDRSSKVHSTCFKSSCCRACRKVFVAQTLKSLLTQFKTFMTPKHLGCERKDVKSTEETKKEQRKKSPWWSCFSQLKKRNVDVVSRECPGNTDRLSSSSKLPSGHKQDSLCTDMDETPGPSVVLSGAEHVDEDVRTGNRDSTFKKTYQAKSGSPFLGEVTSIEMENVEPAPEQDSDVESESGDSESDSLCSEVDSVLSETIEASLSDGSSRVHCFMSSCCRACRKVFVAQTLKSRLTQFKTFMTPKHLGCERKDVKSTEDTKKEQRKKSPWWSCFSQLKKRNLDVVSRECPGNTERLSSSGKLSSGHKQDSLCSDMDETPGPSVVLSGAEHVDEDVRTGSRDSTVKNTYQANSGSPFLGEVTSVEMENVEPAPEQDSAVESESGDSESDSLRSEVDSVLSETIEASLSDGSSRVHCFMSSCCGACRKVLQRVKSLFTQFKTKLTAVHTKIKRTKGSVNPVSCERMDNPDGLSSGHKLPSCSPDKSIHSGSSSEWRSTPLVLVDYEEEDNNDTAEDRGNTPP, encoded by the coding sequence ATGGCAGGTCGAAACTCTCAACCCTCCAGCAGGGAGGAGAAGAACTCAGAGTCTACAGGCTCTTCAAGCGTCTCCAGTACATCTGAAATTGCAGAGGTCCTCTTCTCACAGATTCTGGATCAGAGTTACTGCAATGTCACGGAGCTGGTGCAGGACGTCTCTCGATGGAAGGCTGAGGAAAGCTCCAAGACAGAGCAAGAAACCACAGTGGCAAGTAGGGTCGGCCAAAGGGTGGAGCGACATTTGACGAGGTTTTTTGGCCTCCGTAAAGTGTTCGCAGAACACAGAGGATCTACACAGGAAGAGATGGATTCAACACCCGGACCATCAGGACAAGGTTCGCAGACGACTGCTGATTCTGATGAGGAATCTGCCGGCAAAAGCTTGTCTATATTCAAGCGTGTCAAGTTCTTCTTCCAACGGGGAAAACAGGCAGCAGAACAGAATTTGGACAGCTCTTCAAGTCCTGACGACCAGAGCTCTGATTCAAAGAAGTCGGCTGGTCATGTAGAGTTTGAGAACATTGCAGTGCAGCAGACCTCAACTCCCCCACCCACCCAATCCTTCCAGCCAGAGCAGCATCATGTGGTGAGGGTCTTATCACCAGGACCCACTTCAGCAGGAAATATAAATGAGATGATGGGGTCAGCCAGCAGCGACCTAAAATCTGATCATCTGGATGTGTCTGCCGATATCAGCCAGAACACTGTGACTGTCAGCACACAGGAGTGTTGTGACAGCACGGCTGAGAAATCGCCAAGCGGTATGGTAGACACAGTCATTAAAAATGTGAAGTCTGTGTTTAAGCTCTTTGGGGGACCAAAGAGAAAGTCAACAGAGCAGAATGTGGAGGACACTGTTGAGTCTGAAACCAGTGACTCAAAGTCTGGCTCTCCCACTGCCTCAGTTGACTTCAGTGCAGACATCAAGCCTGAAAACATCACAACAGACGCCTACAACATTGACCAGGAACGTCTCACAAGGATTGATTCACCCAACTGTGAGTCTCCTGTAAAAACGTCTCCCACGGTCTCAGCTGGCTCCAGGGACGTCTTGGTTGCTGAGGAGGCTGAACTGACATCTGTCTCTCAGAAATTGATGGACGTGGCAGTTGAAGATTTGCAACCAGAGATTGTCAGTAAAGAATTGATGAAGGACAGCCTCTGCACAGACATGGGTGAAACACCCGGACGCTCTCAGGTGCTCCAAGGAGAGGAACATGTCGACGAGGATGAAAATGTCAGCCAGAAAACTGTGACTGTCAGCACACAGGAGTGTTTTGACAGCACAGCTGAGAAATCTTCAGGAAAAATGGTAAGCACAGTCATTAAAAATGTGAAGTCTGTGTTCAAGCTCTTTGGGGGACCAAACAAAAAGTCAACAGAGCAGAATGTGGAGAACACTGTTGAGTCTGAAACCAGTGACTCAAAGTCTGGCTCTCCCACTGCCTCAGTTGACTTCAATGAAGACATAAAGCCTGCTGAAGAAGAAGTTCAGACCTCTGTCCCTTTGGAAAAGGCTGATTGTTGGAGTAATCAGAACGTCACACCAGAGGCCAAGAAGGTTGACCAGGAACGTCTCACAAGGATTGAGTCACCCAACTGTGAGTCTCCTGTAAAAACGTCTCCTACGGTCTCAGCTGGCTCAATGGATGTCTTGGTTGCTGAGGAGGACGAACTGACATCTGTCTCTCAGAAATTGATGGACGTGGCAGTTGAAGATTTGCAACCAGAGATTGTCAGTAAAGAATTGATGAAGGACAGCCTCTGCACAGACATGGGTGAAACACCCGGACGCTCTCAGGTGCTCCAAGGAGAGGAACATGTCGACGAGGATGAACATGTCAGCCAGAAAACTGTGACTGTCAGCACACAGGAGTGTTTTGACAGCACAGCTGAGAAATCTTCAGGAAAAATGGTAAGCACAGTCATTAAAAATGTGAAGTCTGTGTTCAACCTCTTTGGGGGACCAAACAAAAAGTCAACAGAGCAGAATGTGGAGAACACTGTTGAGTCTGAAACCAGTGACTCAAAGTCTGGCTCTCCCACTGCCTCAGTTGACTTCAATGAAGACATAAAGCCTGCTGAAGAAGAAGTTCAGACCTCTGTCCCTTTGGAAAAGGCTGATTGTTGGAGTAATCAGAACGTCACACCAGAGGCCAAGAAGGTTGACCAGGAACGTCTCACAAGGATTGAGTCACCCAACAGTGAGTCTCCTGAAAAAACGTCTCCTACGGTCTCAACTGGCTCAATGGATGTCTTGGTTGCTGAGGAGGATGAACTCACATCTGTCTCTCAGAAATTGATGGACGTGGCAGTTGAAGATTTGCAACCAGAGATTGTCAGTAAAGAATTGATGAAGGACAGCCTCTGCACAGACATGCGTGAAACACCCGGACCCTCTCAGGTGCTCCAAGGAGAGGAACATGTCGACGAGGATGAAAATGTCAGCCAGAAAACTGTGACTGTCAACACACAGGAGTGTTTTGACAGCACGGCTGAGAAATCTTCAGGAAAAATGGTAAGCACAGTCATTAAAAATGTGAAGTCTGTGTTCAAGCTCTTTGGGGgaccaaagaaaaagtcaacagAGCAGAATGTGGAGGACACTGTTGAGTCTGAAAGCAGTTACTCAAAGTCTGGCTGTCCCACTGTCTCAGTTGACTTCAGTGAAGACATCAAGCCTGCTGAAGCAGCAGACCACACCTGGAAGAATGAAAACGTCACAACAGAGGCTGAAAACGTTGACCAGGAACGTCTCACAAGGATTGATTCACCCAACTGTGAGTCTCCTCAAAAAACGTCTCCCACTGTCTCAGCTGGCTCCAGGGACTTCTTGGCTGCTGAGGAGGCTGAACTAACATCTGCCCCTCTAAAAGTGATGGACTTGGCAGTTGACAACTTGCAATCAGACATGGGTGAAACATCCGGACCCTCTATGGTTCTTCCAGGAGAGGTACATGTTGACGGGGATATCAGGTCAGCAAGCAGGGACTCGGTATCTAAACATCTGGATGTATCCACAGACATAGATGATGAGAAGGTCAGCCAGAGCACTGTGACTGTCAGCACACAGGAGTGTTGTGACAGCAATGTTGAAGAATCCTCAGGAACAATGGTAAACACAGTCATTAAAAATGTGAAGTCTGTGTTTAAGCTCTTTGGGGgaccaaagaaaaagtcaacagAGCAGAATGTGGAGGAGGCCGTTGAGTCTGAAACCAGTGACTCGAAATCTGGCTCTCCCACTGCCTCAGTTGACTTCAGTGAAGACATTAAGGCTGCTGAAGAAGAAGTCCAGACCTCTGTTCCTCTGGAAAAGGCTGATTATTGGAGTAATGAGAACGTCACACCAGAGGCCAAGCAGGTTGACCAGGAACGTCTCACAAGGATTGAGTCACCCAACTGTGAGTCTCCTGAAAAAATGTCTCCCACTGTCTCAGCTGGCTCCAGGGACTTCTTGGCTGCTGAGGAGGCTGAACTGACATCTGTCTCTCTAAAAGTAATGGATTTGCCACCAGTGAATGTCAGTGAAGAATTGATGGATGACAGCCTCTGCACAGACATGGGTGAAACACCAGGACCCGCCCAGATGCTCCAAGGAGAGGTACATGTCGACGAGGATGTCAGGTCAACCAGCAGGGACTCGACTTCCAAACATCTGGATGTGTCCCCGGACATAGATGATGACAATCTCAGCCAGAACACTGTGACTGTCAGCACACAGGAGTGTTGTGACAGCACGGCTGAGAAATCGTCAAGTGGTATGGTCAACACAGTCATTAAAAATGTGAAGTCTGTGTTCAAGCTCTTTGGGGGACCAAAGAGAAAGTCAACAGAGCAGAATGTGGAGGAGGGTGTAGATTCTGAAAGCAGTGACTCAAAGTCTGGCTCTCCCACTGCCTCAGTTGACTTCAGTGAAGACATCAAGCCTGCTGAAGAACCAGACCAGACCTCTGTCCCTCTGGAGATTACGGATTCTTGGAATGATGAGAACGTCACGACAGAGACCGACAACATTGACCAGGAACGTCTCACAAGGATTGAGTCATCAAACTGTGCATCTCCTAAACAAACCTCTCCCACTGTGTCAGCTGGCTCCAGGGGGAGCCATGTCGAAGAGGATGTCAGGTCAGCCAGCAGGGACTCTGCATCTAAAAACGCTTATCGGGCAAAATCTGGACCTCCATTTCAGGCAGAGATGACCTCCGTAGAGATGGATTTCAGATCAAAACCAACAGAGACTGTTGGCCCAGCACCAGAAAAGGATTTGGATGTTGAGTCAGAAAATGGTGATTCAGAGTCTGAAGGTCCTCATCAGGCATCTCCCACTGCCTCAGTCGGCTCCAGTAAGGACATCAGTCCTGCTGAGGAAGCAGTCCTTCCTTTTGTCCCTCTGGAGATGACTGACAATGTGAAGTATGAGGATGTCCAACCAGAGACTGAAGAGCTTTACCAAGACTGTCTCCATGTCTTACCAAGCACAGATTCAGCAGAGCATCCAGTTTCTTCTGTGACTGAGGAAGACCTGGAATCAACCCCTGGACCTTCAGGACAGACAGGACATCCAGAGGGTCTCCAACAGGACCATATAGAAGCAGCATTAGCCCAGCACCTGGGCCTGAGAAACATCCTTATCAGCATCATAACGAAATTCTTTGACAGCCTTCCAAACGAGTGGGATGAAATCAGCAAAGGTGTTTTCAACAGTgaggtgcaggaggagctggtgaACATATCTGTACAGTTTCTAAGGATGGTCATAGAAGTTATCACTGATATTCTCTCTGCGGCCATGAATGACCTTCCTCCCCAACCCGATACCTCAGCCAGGAGCAGTCCCTTCTCTGGCCAGGCGTGTGGGGTGTTCGGCCAACGACGGCTCTCTGAGCTTCTTGGGGACAACTTTGTCATCACAGATGACCACCTCcagctgtgtttaaaaaacGACTTTGTTGAGGCTTTCCGTGAAATAGTTTGTGCGGACTTACCAGTGAACATAACGCCGCAGTTCACGGGGATCGTTGCAAGGGCACTCACTAAAGAGGTTGACTCTGTCCTGTCAGAGACAATTAAAGCCTCACAGAGTGACAGATCCTCAAAAGTCCACTCCACCTGCTTCAAGTCCTCTTGTTGCAGAGCATGCAGGAAGGTGTTCGTTGCACAGACGCTGAAATCCCTCCTCACTCAATTTAAGACCTTTATGACACCGAAACATTTAGGTTGTGAGAGAAAGGACGTGAAATCGacagaggaaacaaagaaagagcaaaggaaaaagTCACCTTGGTGGAGTTGCTTTAGTCAGTTGAAAAAGAGAAACGTTGACGTAGTTTCTCGTGAATGTCCTGGCAATACTGACAGATTGTCATCTTCAAGCAAACTGCCCTCTGGCCACAAACAGGACAGTCTCTGCACTGACATGGATGAAACACCAGGACCCTCTGTGGTGCTTTCAGGAGCAGAACATGTCGACGAGGATGTCAGGACAGGCAACAGGGACTCGACATTCAAAAAAACCTATCAGGCAAAATCTGGATCTCCATTTCTGGGAGAGGTGACCTCCATAGAGATGGAGAATGTTGAGCCAGCACCAGAACAGGATTCGGATGTTGAGTCAGAAAGCGGTGATTCAGAGTCTGACTCTTTATGTTCTGAGGTCGACTCTGTCCTGTCAGAGACAATTGAAGCCTCACTGAGTGACGGATCCTCAAGAGTCCACTGCTTCATGTCCTCTTGTTGCAGAGCATGCAGGAAGGTGTTCGTTGCACAGACGCTGAAATCCCGCCTCACTCAATTTAAGACCTTTATGACACCGAAACATTTAGGTTGTGAGAGAAAGGACGTGAAATCGACAGAGGACACaaagaaagagcaaaggaaaaagTCACCTTGGTGGAGTTGCTTTAGTCAGTTGAAAAAGAGAAACCTTGACGTAGTTTCTCGTGAATGTCCTGGCAATACTGAAAGATTGTCATCTTCAGGCAAACTGTCCTCTGGCCACAAACAGGACAGTCTCTGCAGTGACATGGATGAAACACCAGGACCCTCTGTGGTGCTTTCAGGAGCAGAACATGTCGACGAGGATGTCAGGACAGGCAGCAGGGACTCGACAGTTAAAAATACCTATCAGGCAAATTCTGGATCTCCATTTCTGGGAGAGGTGACCTCCGTAGAGATGGAGAATGTTGAGCCAGCACCAGAACAGGATTCGGCTGTTGAGTCAGAAAGCGGTGATTCAGAGTCTGACTCTTTACGTTCTGAGGTCGACTCTGTCCTGTCAGAGACAATTGAAGCCTCACTGAGTGACGGATCCTCAAGAGTCCACTGCTTCATGTCCTCTTGTTGCGGAGCATGCAGGAAGGTGTTGCAGAGAGTGAAATCCCTTTTCACTCAATTCAAGACCAAATTGACGGCGGTACACACAAAGATTAAACGGACAAAGGGGAGCGTTAACCCGGTTTCTTGTGAACGTATGGACAATCCTGACGGGTTGTCATCTGGACACAAACTCCCCTCCTGTTCTCCAGACAAATCTATCCACTCAGGGAGCTCAAGTGAGTGGAGGTCCACCCCTCTGGTGTTAGTTGATTATGAAGAAGAGGATAACAATGACACAGCAGAGGACAGAGGAAACACCCCACCTTAA